A genomic stretch from Flavobacterium nitratireducens includes:
- a CDS encoding PAS domain S-box protein, translated as MLTENNRNKAIQLKEAKNMYRFLADNTADLICVHGLDTTFQYVSPSATKLLGYTPEEMIGTSPLDYAFPEEIKYLMNSLTDFIDEKVDDTTTARFKTKSGEFIWLETKANLIRQRGVVVGFQTSSRDITERKKAEMVLENALNQERELNELRTNLVSTISHEFRTPMTTIRTSAELIGMYLENQKLENAPLLQKRVSIITEEIDRIVGLMEAVLTISREDSGKTNFNPVFFDLRELCCNILEINYDNQNNKQKIVLDFTNESFMVHMQMLS; from the coding sequence TTGCTAACAGAGAACAATAGAAATAAGGCTATTCAGTTAAAAGAAGCTAAAAACATGTATCGTTTTTTAGCAGATAATACAGCCGATTTAATTTGTGTTCATGGTTTAGATACTACTTTTCAGTATGTTTCTCCTTCAGCAACAAAACTCTTGGGGTATACTCCGGAAGAAATGATTGGTACCTCTCCTTTAGATTATGCTTTTCCTGAAGAAATAAAGTACTTAATGAACAGTTTGACTGATTTTATAGATGAAAAAGTTGATGACACTACTACGGCAAGATTTAAAACCAAAAGTGGTGAATTTATTTGGTTAGAAACTAAAGCAAATTTGATTAGACAAAGAGGAGTGGTTGTTGGGTTTCAAACTAGCTCCAGAGATATTACAGAACGAAAAAAAGCCGAAATGGTTTTAGAAAATGCATTGAATCAGGAAAGAGAGTTGAATGAATTGCGTACTAATTTAGTATCAACCATTTCTCATGAATTCAGGACTCCAATGACTACTATTCGTACTAGTGCCGAACTTATAGGGATGTATTTAGAGAATCAGAAATTAGAAAATGCCCCTCTTTTACAAAAAAGGGTTTCTATTATTACCGAAGAAATTGACCGTATTGTTGGTTTGATGGAAGCGGTATTGACTATTTCAAGAGAAGATTCAGGTAAAACAAATTTTAATCCGGTATTCTTTGATTTAAGAGAGCTTTGTTGCAATATCCTTGAGATAAATTACGATAATCAAAATAACAAGCAAAAGATTGTGTTGGATTTCACCAATGAAAGTTTCATGGTGCATATGCAGATGTTAAGCTAA
- a CDS encoding hybrid sensor histidine kinase/response regulator: MNKNKILLVEDEINLRETICEYLKYEDYDVVSAENGQEALDILDYWIPDLILCDIMMPVMDGHQFHEILMQNTTLNAIPFIFLTAKKEDNIREKCIYDGVDEFISKPFKFDELTKMVNAKIKRFKKIKKSYNNVYTGSKNVFLHEINTPLNGILGSIELLIENEESFDKDDKATFYEAIKISGERLNRTMRNVILFQNIKNNTIEFNEDEQSNLLDCFAKVRKALSPYYENSKKRLRADLVNVEIKMNSEFLEFVLYELIDNALKFSNTGKQVSVAGSIYNDKYYELNITDYGLGFKPEELKSIEPNKQFNREQMEQQGLGLGLYLSRIVVLKSKGLFSIVSKEGEGTKITLLLPISK, from the coding sequence ATGAACAAAAATAAAATACTGTTGGTTGAAGATGAAATAAATTTAAGAGAAACTATTTGTGAATATTTGAAATATGAAGACTATGATGTTGTATCAGCAGAAAACGGACAAGAAGCTTTGGATATATTAGATTACTGGATTCCGGATTTAATTCTTTGTGATATCATGATGCCGGTAATGGATGGTCATCAATTTCATGAAATTTTAATGCAAAACACTACTCTTAATGCAATACCATTTATTTTTCTGACTGCAAAAAAGGAAGATAATATTAGAGAAAAATGTATTTATGATGGAGTAGATGAGTTTATTTCAAAGCCATTTAAATTTGATGAATTGACAAAAATGGTAAATGCTAAAATTAAACGATTTAAGAAGATAAAAAAATCCTATAATAATGTATATACGGGATCTAAAAATGTTTTTTTACATGAAATTAATACTCCTTTAAATGGGATTTTAGGTTCTATTGAACTTTTGATTGAAAATGAAGAAAGTTTTGATAAGGATGATAAAGCGACCTTTTATGAAGCAATTAAAATTTCTGGAGAACGCTTAAATAGAACCATGCGAAATGTGATATTATTTCAAAACATAAAAAACAATACTATTGAATTTAATGAGGATGAACAAAGTAATTTATTAGATTGTTTTGCTAAAGTAAGAAAAGCTCTTTCGCCTTATTATGAGAATTCTAAAAAAAGACTTAGGGCAGACCTGGTTAATGTGGAGATAAAAATGAATTCGGAGTTTTTGGAATTTGTACTTTATGAATTAATAGATAATGCATTGAAATTTTCAAATACCGGCAAACAGGTGAGTGTTGCCGGTAGTATTTACAATGATAAATATTACGAATTAAATATTACAGATTATGGACTTGGTTTTAAACCGGAAGAATTAAAATCAATTGAGCCAAATAAACAATTTAATAGAGAACAAATGGAGCAGCAGGGTTTAGGTTTAGGTTTGTACTTAAGTCGAATAGTTGTTTTAAAATCAAAAGGGCTTTTTAGTATTGTTTCAAAGGAAGGAGAAGGAACTAAAATTACATTGTTATTACCTATTAGTAAATAA
- a CDS encoding sensor histidine kinase, which translates to MEYSILNILNNAVKYSKGVGDIIFNIKKIEDAIQIEIIDFGIGIPEEEQSKLFNTFFRASNTNGYQGTGLGLYIVKTFTEKNSGTIKLKSTLGKGTQVKFEFPIAKQD; encoded by the coding sequence ATGGAATATTCTATTTTGAATATTTTAAATAATGCTGTGAAATACTCTAAAGGAGTTGGTGATATTATTTTTAATATTAAAAAGATAGAGGATGCTATACAAATAGAAATTATAGATTTTGGTATTGGAATTCCCGAAGAAGAACAGTCTAAATTGTTTAATACTTTTTTCCGTGCAAGTAACACAAATGGATATCAGGGAACAGGTTTGGGACTTTATATTGTAAAAACTTTTACCGAGAAAAACTCAGGTACCATTAAATTAAAAAGCACACTAGGAAAAGGAACACAAGTAAAATTTGAATTTCCAATAGCTAAACAAGATTGA
- a CDS encoding helix-turn-helix domain-containing protein, whose amino-acid sequence MDGEELFLEIQKNKKFNSIPFIMITANIDAETKYRQLENGVHDFIIKPFKVKELLLKIKNLLALKNSIEKKFIPDPFSKVTIKLSNKDFLVSVNEILLKNMKSKVNVVELAAELHISKSTLDKKIRKRTNKNITQYIREFKLDYTIKLITAGEKNIQFLVEESGFNSFSYFSTSFKKYKGISPREYINNL is encoded by the coding sequence ATGGATGGTGAAGAATTGTTTTTGGAAATTCAAAAGAATAAAAAATTTAACTCTATTCCGTTTATTATGATTACTGCAAATATTGATGCCGAAACTAAATACAGGCAATTAGAAAATGGTGTTCATGATTTTATTATTAAGCCTTTTAAAGTAAAAGAGCTACTTCTGAAAATTAAAAATTTATTGGCTCTTAAAAATAGCATTGAGAAAAAATTTATACCTGATCCTTTCTCAAAAGTTACCATTAAATTATCAAACAAAGATTTTTTAGTTTCTGTTAATGAAATTTTACTGAAAAACATGAAATCAAAAGTCAATGTTGTAGAATTAGCTGCTGAATTGCACATAAGTAAATCAACTTTAGATAAAAAAATAAGAAAAAGAACCAATAAAAACATCACTCAATATATTAGAGAGTTTAAATTAGATTACACCATAAAGCTTATTACTGCAGGAGAAAAAAATATTCAGTTTCTAGTTGAGGAATCCGGATTTAATTCTTTTTCGTATTTCTCCACCAGTTTTAAAAAATATAAAGGAATTAGTCCCAGGGAATATATTAACAACCTTTAA
- a CDS encoding PAS domain S-box protein, whose translation MKNISLNVSAANHILIEEEELDSALNSCLAVLGESLKACRSYIYTIENESVRESYSWINPELKKNDAPLFDYLCKSIPEIITPLRKGFHLVGFTNEIKEPFFKQIMFERKVETYLFIPIFENDIFWGFLSFEHCYAAQWDSEIIELIKLFTKNISIKINEIRYKKNIGPSFDIFNYYDQGSFEGIWELDINTNEAKMSNNWARILGFSIFEVEQNYEFWRSRVHSDDLVRVEKQLQEYILGKLDECFGKYRIKNKKGKFIWLQYSGTIKRNKKGKPLKIIGTIVDINEIETNKIALEESEKKLRFILENSSDLITQRDIKGNYTYISESSKEILGYTPQELMELNLDYELFHPDDFENVLTERSNFINDRDSIRNIFNVRVKKKDGNYIWMEVVSKKIEVNNTLISIQSTARDITLRKNLEKQNEKAIKREKELYDLKANFIAMASHQFKTPLTVIYSNAELIGIKSKSIENKIAKNFNTISNRIKFEIERMSELIDNILVFGKYSAKENFRLKIEAIDFDEFIANLIVTYFNHEADGREVKVVTIGSSKPVQSDTSLLIHIFTNLLNNAFKYSKGKPNPVLKIGYLKENIQIEVIDYGIGIPDQDIKNLFKSFFRASNTTTIVGSGLGLTIVKQFTRMLKGKIKLKTKQNSGTKITITFPYEQK comes from the coding sequence ATGAAGAATATCTCCCTGAATGTTTCGGCGGCTAATCATATTCTTATTGAAGAAGAAGAATTAGATTCTGCTCTGAATTCCTGTTTGGCTGTTTTGGGAGAAAGTCTAAAAGCTTGCAGAAGTTATATTTACACAATCGAAAACGAATCTGTAAGAGAATCCTATTCGTGGATTAATCCTGAGTTAAAAAAGAATGATGCTCCACTTTTTGATTATTTGTGTAAATCTATTCCGGAAATAATCACACCATTGCGTAAAGGGTTTCATCTTGTTGGTTTTACAAATGAGATAAAAGAACCGTTTTTTAAGCAGATAATGTTTGAACGTAAAGTAGAAACTTATTTGTTTATACCCATATTTGAAAATGATATTTTTTGGGGTTTTTTAAGTTTTGAACATTGTTATGCTGCACAATGGGATTCGGAAATAATAGAATTAATTAAACTCTTTACTAAAAATATTTCTATCAAAATTAATGAGATTAGATATAAGAAGAATATTGGGCCAAGTTTTGATATTTTTAATTACTATGACCAGGGATCTTTTGAAGGAATATGGGAATTAGATATTAATACTAATGAGGCCAAAATGTCTAATAACTGGGCTAGAATTTTAGGTTTTTCTATTTTTGAAGTGGAGCAAAACTATGAATTTTGGAGAAGCAGAGTCCATTCTGATGATTTAGTTAGAGTTGAAAAACAGCTTCAGGAATATATTTTAGGCAAGCTTGATGAATGTTTTGGTAAATACAGAATTAAGAATAAAAAAGGAAAATTCATTTGGTTACAATATTCAGGTACCATCAAGCGAAATAAAAAAGGCAAACCTTTAAAAATTATAGGGACAATTGTTGATATTAATGAGATTGAAACTAATAAAATAGCACTGGAAGAATCTGAAAAGAAATTGAGATTCATTTTAGAGAATTCATCTGATTTAATTACTCAAAGAGATATTAAAGGAAATTATACTTACATATCAGAATCTTCAAAAGAAATTTTAGGTTATACACCTCAGGAATTAATGGAATTGAATTTAGATTATGAATTATTTCATCCGGATGATTTTGAAAATGTATTAACAGAGCGGTCTAATTTCATTAATGACAGAGATTCAATTAGAAATATTTTTAATGTCCGGGTAAAGAAAAAGGATGGAAATTATATTTGGATGGAAGTAGTATCCAAAAAAATAGAGGTAAATAATACTCTGATTAGTATACAAAGTACGGCAAGAGATATAACTCTTAGGAAAAATTTAGAAAAACAAAATGAAAAAGCGATAAAGCGGGAAAAAGAATTGTATGATTTGAAAGCTAATTTCATAGCCATGGCTTCACATCAATTTAAAACACCTTTAACGGTAATTTATTCTAACGCTGAATTAATAGGAATAAAATCTAAGAGTATCGAAAACAAAATAGCTAAAAATTTCAACACAATATCGAACAGAATAAAATTTGAAATTGAACGAATGTCTGAATTGATAGATAATATTCTGGTTTTTGGAAAATATAGTGCCAAAGAAAATTTCAGACTTAAAATCGAAGCTATCGATTTTGATGAGTTTATAGCAAATTTGATTGTTACCTATTTTAATCATGAAGCTGATGGAAGGGAGGTAAAGGTTGTTACTATTGGTTCTTCAAAACCAGTACAGTCTGATACTTCACTTTTAATACATATCTTTACAAATTTATTGAATAATGCTTTTAAATATTCCAAAGGAAAACCAAATCCTGTCCTTAAGATTGGTTATTTAAAAGAAAATATTCAAATAGAGGTAATAGATTACGGGATTGGTATTCCTGATCAGGATATCAAAAATCTATTTAAGTCTTTTTTTAGGGCTTCTAATACAACCACAATTGTTGGTTCAGGATTAGGATTAACAATTGTTAAACAATTTACCCGAATGCTAAAAGGAAAAATTAAGCTAAAAACAAAACAAAATTCAGGAACTAAAATAACTATAACTTTCCCTTATGAACAAAAATAA
- a CDS encoding response regulator transcription factor, with protein MKKILIIDDEITLRETVAELLIVIGFNVFEAQNGEEGLKKVQEIKPNLTICDIMMPVLDGYGFMKAHMESEFSKIPVLLLSAKVEKEDKEKGVNLGAKGYISKPFVFSELKSIVDFYIQ; from the coding sequence ATGAAAAAAATTTTAATTATAGACGATGAAATCACTCTAAGAGAAACAGTAGCTGAATTGTTGATAGTTATTGGATTTAATGTATTTGAAGCACAAAATGGTGAAGAAGGATTGAAAAAAGTACAGGAAATAAAACCTAATCTTACAATATGTGATATTATGATGCCGGTTTTAGATGGTTACGGATTTATGAAGGCTCATATGGAATCTGAATTTTCTAAAATTCCTGTTCTGTTACTTTCTGCAAAAGTGGAGAAAGAGGATAAGGAAAAAGGGGTGAATTTAGGTGCTAAAGGTTATATTAGTAAACCTTTTGTATTTAGTGAATTAAAAAGTATAGTGGATTTTTATATTCAATAA